The DNA window CGACGCAGACGACGCGCCCCGCCCACCCGCCGTACCGGCTCGCCAGTCCCACCGCGGCCCCGAACAGGCCGGTGAACAGGACGTGGCCGAACAGCACCCCGCCGGCCCACTGCCGCACCCACACGTGGAACGCGGCCTGGTCGAAGTTCGCCATGGCGAACCGCGCGGTTTCCGCGAAGTTGAACCCGGCGCCCGTCATCCCGCCGAGCACGGCACCGGTCAGCACGCCGTCGAACCGGCGGCGGAGCAGGTGGAAGACGACGAGCACACCGGCCGCCTTGGCGCATTCCTCCCACAACGGGGCCGCGAGCACCATCGACGCGGGCTGCGCGCCGAGGTCCGCCGGAACCCAGTCGTCGGACAGGGACCGGAGCGCGAGCGCGCTGTGGGCGGTTTGGGCGAGGCAGCCGAAGGTGAACGCGAACGTCACACCCCAGCCGAACGCGAGCAGCGAGAACCGCAGCGGGATCCGCCGGAACCTCGGCAGCCGGTGCAGCACCCACACCGCGAACACGGCGCCGGGCACGGCCATCGCGGTGCCCGCCGGGTTCACCAGGAACACCTTGGCGAACGGGAAAACCGGCATTCCGGTGGCGCAGACCAGTGCCGCGCACCGGTTCGCGGCCACGAGCTTCCGCGCCCGCTCGCCGTCACGGGCGAACCGGGCGATGACCGCGGGCCCCGTCACGAGCAGCGCGGCCCCGCACCCGGTACCGACGGCCATGCCGATCAGGTAGGTCGCGGCCATCCCGCCCGGCGTCGGGTAGCGGTCCCCGGGGAACGACATCAGCAGTTGCCCGCGCCACCACGGGAACAGCAGCAGGCACGCGGTCGCCAGCACCACGGTCGCGAGCCAGACCGCTGCGGTCGTCCGTACCGCGAAGCCTCCCCGTCGGAGAACGGCGGTCACGCCGGGCATTTCCGGTCCACCGCCTCCCGCAACCGGGACAGTCCGGTAAGGCCCCGCAGTGCCGCGGGCCCGTCGCCCAGCCGTTCGAGGTCCCCGGCGACCGCCAGCGCGGCGCCGCGCAGTTCCTGGTCGCTCACCGCGGCGGCCCCGCTCTCGAGGCGTCCGCCGATTTCGCGCAGCTTCCCGGTCAGCCCGGTCAGGTCACCGGAGACGGTCCGCGCGTCGGCCACGTCTTTCGCCGCCGTTCGCACCACCGAGCCCAGTTCGCCGCACCTCCTCGCGTCCTCCGAGGACTGGGCGAAGCAGGAACACAGCGAGAGGCTGATGGCGAACGCCGTTCCCGCTGCGGCAGCCCGCCGCGGTATCTTCCGTTTTCCGTTCTGAGACAAGTTTCTTACCCTCCAGAAAAGTCGCATTAGGACGGTCATCCCAGGTCGACCGGGATGTCGAACGGCGCCGGTGCGGGGGACCAGCTGCCCGCCGCCTTCTTCTTGAGGCGGGTGGCGGTCACCTCGGCCGCGCCGATGCTCGCCCGCACCGTGCCGCGCTGGAACTCCGCCGGGACGGCGAACGTCATCAGCCCGCCGGACTTGAGCGGCCAGGGCCCGAGCACCTCCGTGCTCATCGTGGTGCTCCCCGGTTCAGCGGGGATCGCGGTCCCGTCGGGCAGCCGGAGCGAGAACACCGCCGGATCCGAGAGTGCGAGGTCGAAGAGCGGTGAGAACGGATCGAACGGCCGGGAGACGACCGGCCTCGGCACCACCAGCCACGCCCCGCCGGGCGGTGCCCAGCCGCGCCGCGGGGTGTAGGGCGCCAGCGTCGCGGTGGGTTTGTCGGTCAGGTGCGCGGGATCCATGGTCTTGAACCCGGCCGCGAACTCCACCGGGGTGCGGCCGCCGCCCAGCGGCGTGGAGATCCCGCCGGAAAGATGGCCCGTCCAGGTCAGTTCCGCGGAGTTCCTGCGGTAGTAGCCCGCGATCGCGTCGGGCCCCCTGCGGCCGGTGCGCAGGTCCATCGTCTGGGTGCGCCCGGCGTCGGTCACCCTGATCGACACCGGCGCCCCGGCGGGCACGCTGGCCACCACGACCGCGCTGTCGAGCTTGACGTCGACGCCGCTTTTCGGCGGGGTCAGCGGAATCCGGTGCAGCGCGGTGGGCGCGCCGCCGACCACCAGCTCCGCTTTCGGTTTCGGATCGTCTTCGTCCGGCACCCACTGCCCGGCTCGCACCCGCGAGTCGGCGGCGACGACCACGAGCTCCTGCCCCGGTTCGGCCCGCCGCTCGCCGATGCCCGACGCCGCCACCGGTCCCTTGATCGCCTTGCCGACGGCGAAGGCTTCCACCCCGAAGGCGAAGAACGGGCCGTCGAGCCGGCCTTGACCGTCCTCATAGGACTGAACGGTCAGCTCGGAACCCAGCCACACCGGCGGGGAGCCCGCCGTGCGCTCGAACTCCTCCACCGAGTTCGGGCGCTGCGCGGGTAATCCCGCGACTTCCGGCGGCGGCTCCGAGCCGTTCGTGCACGAGGCCACCAGCCCCGCGCACACCAGCCCAACGACAACGGCACCACACCGCATCCGTCCTCACCTCCCGCGATCGACACACCACCCAGGACAGGGCGGGCACGCGAAAGGTTGGGCACGGGAACGGAGAACGGCGTTTTCACCCGATGGGGGCCGGGCAGCTCAGGTCGGCCGCCGGGAGCTTTCCGGTGGCGAGGTACGCGGCGGCGGGGGCGTCGACGCACGGGTTCCCGCGCAGGAACGTCACCGCCGGGTTCAAGCCGCCCTGCTCGGTGACCAGCCGGGAACCGGGCAAGGTCGCGTGGAGCCGCTGGGCGTCGCGATAGGCGAGTGCGATGTCGTCGGTGGCGTGCACGATCAACGCGGGTGGCAGGCCCGCACCGGTGATCGGCACCGGAGTGCGGGGCGCCCGCGGCCAGAACGCGCACGGCGAGAGGTACCAGGTGTTGTTCCAGGTCGCGAACGGGGCGGTGGCGTGCAGCTTCGTGGCGTCGTCGTGCCACTGGCGCCAATCGCGCGGCCACGCGGTGTCGGCGCACTGCACGGCGGTGAACACCGCGTAGTCGTTGTCGCCGTGATGTGCCGCGATGGCCTGGTACGCGGTCACGACGGCCTTTTCGTCGCCGTGGTGAAAGGCCGCGAGGGTGTTCGCGAGGAACGGCCACAACCCGCTTTCCCAAGCCACGTTGTGGAACGTGGCCTCGAACTCGAACGGGCCGACCACCCCGCCCGCGGGCTTGGCCTTCACCGCGCCGCGCGCGCCGTAGTACGCCGCGGCCACGGTTTCCGGCGCGGTGCCGAGGTGGTAGACGTCGTCCTTGCCCGCGACCCAGGCGAAGAAGTCCTTCGACCTGGCGTCGAAACCGGGGTCCTCCTGCTCGATGTAGTGCCGGTACCAGTCGGCGTCCTGGCGCGCGACGCTGTCCAGCACCGCCCGGCGCAGCTTCCCGGGGAACAGGGTGCCGTACACCGAGCCGACGTAGGTGCCGTAGCCGTAACCGAGGTAGTCGATGGTCGGCTGTCCGAGCGCGCGCCGCACGTCGTCGAGATCGCGCGCGCTGTCCTCGGTGCTCATGTGCGGCAGCAACGAGCCGTACTTCGCCGCGCATTTCATCGTGTACGCCAGCGGGCGGGACAGCAGGCGCAGTTCCTCGCCCGCGTTCGACGGCACCGGATCGGGCCACGGCGGGGCGAAGTAATCCTTGTCGCAGCTCATCGACGGCGTGCTCGCGCCGACTCCGCGCGGGTCGATGCCGATGATGTCGTAGCTCGCGACGAGGTCCGGCGGCATCGCACCGGCGACGGTGCCCGCCACCGCGCGCCCGGTGATGCCGGGGCCGCCGGGGTTGACCACCAGCACGCCCTTCGGCGCGGCGGCCTTCTTGCGGCTCAGCGCCAGTGTCACGGTCGGGCCGTGCGGTCGCGCGTGATCCAGTGGCACGGCCAGGGTGGCGCAGTCCAGGCCGAGCTTGGCCAGGTCCGCCTCCGCGCACGGCGCCCACGGCAGGCCGGGTTGCGCGGCGGCGGGCATGGCGGGCACGAGGCCGGTCACGAGGACGGCCGCCGCGACGGCGGCCCTCAGCTTCTTCATGCGTGTTCCTCCACAGTGGACGGTCGATCGACTGCGCTCGCGGTGGATCGGCGGATGGTCGACCGGAGCACCACCGGGGCCATCAGGGAGGTCGCGATCGCCAGCAGCAGCACGGTCGCGTACATGCCGGGGGTGAGCAGCCCGAGGCCGCGCCCGACCGAGGCGACCACGACCCCGACCACGCCCCGCGCGTTGAGGCCCGCGCCGACCGACAGCGCGTCCCAGTGCGCCAGCCCGCCGATCCGGCCGCCCGCGTACCCGCCGCCGAACTTCGTCGCCGCGGCGACCAGCAGCACCACGGCGGCCATCGCCAGCGTCGCGGCGTCGGCGAGGTTCGTGAGGTCGACCCGGAGGCCGACGGTGGCCAGGAACAGCGGGGCGAGCACGGACATCACCATGATCCGCAGCGGTTCGAGGCGCGCCCGGTCGAGCCCGGGGCAGCTGCCCACCACGACCCCGGCGACGAACGCGCCGAACACCGCCTCCAGCTTGAGCGCCTGGCTCGCCGCCGCGCCGAGCGAAACCACGGCGACCACGGTGACGATCAGCGGGCCGGGACCGCTCGACCGGCTCGCCCTGGTCAGCGCCAGCCGCACCAGCGGGCGGACGACCAGTCCCGCGGCGAGCAGGAACCCGAGCAGCACGCTGATCGACATCAGCACCGAACCGGGGTGCACACCGGCCACCGCCATCGCCGAGACGATCGAGAGCAGCAGCCAGCCGATCGCGTCGTCGAACACGCCCGCGGTGAGGATCAGCTTGCCCACCCTGGTTTCCAGCAGGTTCATGTCGGCGAGGGTCTTGGCGATCACCGGGATCGCGGTGACGCCCATCGCGACGCCGAGGAACAGGGCGAACACGGTGCGGTCCACGCCGCCGGGGAGGAACCGGTCGGGCATCAGGTAGCCGGCGAGCACGCCGCCGCCGATCGGGAGCAGCACCCCGCACACCGCGACCGACGACGCGGGTTTCACCTGGTCCCTGAGCTGACCCAGTTCGAGGGTCAGTCCGGTCAACCCGACCAGGAGCACCACGCCGACCTGGCCGACGGAGTCCAGCAGGTGTGCCTGCTGGGCGTCCGGCGGGAACAGCCACGAGGTGACCGAGGGGATCGCCGCGCCGAGCAGGGACGGGCCGAGCAGCACACCGGCGGCCAGCTCGCCGACCAGTGGTGGCAGCGAAAACCGGACCGCGAGCCTGCCGAACAGGAGCGCGAGCGTGAGCAGCACGCCGACCTGCAGCAGGAACAGCCACAGCGAATCGGCCGCGATCGGGGGCGGCGGCTGCGCCACCGAGGCCGACACCGCCGTCGCGGCGATCACGGTTCGACGGTCCCGGTGAGCGCGGGCTCCTCTTCCGCGCCGGGGATGCGGAACAGCTCCGACATCGCGAGCCTGCCGGAGATCACCGCGACGAACGCTTCGCGCGCGTTGGGGTACCGCTCGTTGAAATCGGCCATCGACCGCGCCTGCTCGAAGTAGTCTTCGCGATCACGCGTCGGGTCGTAGAAGAACCGCACGTAGTCCAGGAAGCTCGACACCATGTTGTGCACGCCCGCGGCGTAGGCGGCCAGCGCGCGATCGGCGAGATCGGGCCTGCGCAACACCGTGTCGACGGCCTTGGCCGCCGCGTCGGCACCGAGCACGGCCAGGCACACCCCGCCGGAGAACAACGGGTCGATGAACCCGCTCGCGTCCCCTGTGGACAGCCAGCCCGGCCCGGTGACCGCGGCCGAGCGGTAGGACCAGTCGCGTGTGGACCGGAACTCGGCGACCCGCTTCGCGCCGAGCAGAAGGCGTTTCAGCTGCTTGCTTTCCGCGACACCGGCTTCGTAGAGCTCGTCGATCGACGGACCGCCGGAAACCAGGCTCGCGGTCGGGGTCACGTAACCGACGCTGAGCCGCCGGGTTTCGGTTTCCACCGGGATCGCCCAGAACCAGCCGTGCGACACCCGCTCCACCAGGATGTTGCCGAGCTGGCCGTCGGGCAGGTCCGCGGTGTCCTCGAAGTAGGTCCAGTAGGCGAGGTTGCGCAGGTCTTCGGCCCACTCGATGGTGGTCAGCTTCCTGGACAGCACCCTCGACTGCCCGGACGCGTCGACCACGAGCGGGGCGCGCGCTTCGGTGGTCTCGCCGCCCGCTTCGTAGCGGACACCGGTCACCCTGCCGTTTTCGAGAAGCGGTTCTTTGACGGTCGCCTCTTCGACCACGGTCACGCCGAGTTCGCGCGCGTGGTCGAGCAGGATCTCGTCGAATTCGGCCCGGCGCACGTGGAACGAGTAGTCGTACGGGCCGTCGATCTCGGCGAAGTTGACGTTCCACAGATCGCGGTTCTTGCCCCACACGATGCTGAGCCCGTTCTTGCGCGGGAAACCGACCCGTTCCAGGCGTTCGGTGACGCCGAGCTCGTCGAACACCGAGAGCATCCCGGTGATCAGCGACTCGCCGATGTGGTACCGGGGGAAGAGTTCGCGCTCGAGGACCAGCACCCGGTGCCCGCGCTGGGCGAGCAACCCGGCGGTGGTGGCACCGGCCGGTCCGCCGCCCACGACCACTACGTCGAATTCCACAGCCATCCCCAAGCCCTTCTGCGTGGCGTACGGTTGCTTCACCGTGCTACTGGCGATCCTGATCGGTGCCAGGGGAGTGAGAAATCCCCAACCGGGCCACCTGAGCTGTACGGCTGGGGTAGCCGGTGGGCTAGGGCCGTGGCGGCACGGCGATCGACCACGGGAGGATTCCGCCCATGTCGCATCTCTACCAGGAGCCGAACGCCTACCGGCGGCGCCTGACCATCCCGTTCAGCGGGCTGCACACCAGGGCGGCCGCGCACGCGCGCTCGGCGGCGCCGGAATCCGGTGCGGTGCTGGACATCGGCTGCGGGCCGGGCACGCTCGCGCTGCGGATCGCGCGGTCGCGCCCGGATCTGCGGGTGTCCGGAGTGGACCCGTCGGCCGCGATGGTGGACTACGCCGCGAAAGCGGCGAGCAGGCGCGGTTTCGCGGGCAGGGTGGACTTCGCGGTGGGGCAGGCCGCCAGGATGCCGTTCGAGCCGGGCTCGTTCGACGTGGTGGTGTCCACGATGAGCTTCCATCACTGGGCCGCGTTGCCGGACGTGGTGCGCGAGCTGCGGCGGGTGGTCCGGCCGGGCGGCCGGATCTTCGTCTACGACATGCGTGCCGCCTACTACGACGGGCTGCGTTCGGCGGTCGAAGCGGTCGCTCCTGAATGGACGTTCCGGCGGAAGTTCCTGTGGCTGCGGGTTTTCCCGTCGCTGATGTTCGGCTGCGCGGAGATCAGCGTTCCGTCGTGACGGTCAGCACGGCGCTCGCGGCGTTGTAGCCCTGCGTGCCGCCGACCATCAGCACCCGGTCGCCCGCCGAGAGCTGGCCCGTGGCGAGCAGGTGGTGCAGCGACACGACCTGGTCGCACGCGCCGAGGTGCCCGACCGTGCGGCCGAAGTCCCAAGTGGACTTCGCCATCGGCAGGCCGAGCGGCTGCATGATGCCGAGGTCGACGAACGGCGCGCCCGCGTTGACGAACACCACCCTGGCCAGCTCGCCCGCGTCCACTTCGGCCTCGGCCATCGCTTGCCGCGCCGCGGAAAAGTACATCGCGGTGAACATCCGCCGCAGTTCGAACGGGTCGTAGCCCGCCGCGGCCACGAATTCGCCGGACCGGGTCACGACGTCGATCGGCCCGTCGCGGACGGCGGTCTCCTCCGACGGCGGCGCGGCACCGCGGTGCAGGCCCTCCAGTTCGGGGAACGTGGTGGAGCAGACGGCGTCCACCCTGGCGATCCCGTGTTCGCGTCCCAGCAGCACCGCGCACCCGGCGTCGCCGACGTGCATCCCGAAACCCGCGCTGCGCCACCGGTCCATGAGCGGGCTTTCGCCCCGCAGCGCGGTGGTGAGCAGCGCGGTGGCGGCGTGCTCGGACAGCGCCAGCCATCCCGCGGCCAGCTCCATCGCGGCGAACATCCCGTTGCAGCCCTGCCGGACTTCGTGGCAGGGCCCCGGATCGCAGCCCAGTTCGCGGAGCACGTACCCGGCGGGCGACCACCCGTCGGGTCCTTCCGGGAGCATCGTCGCGTGCACCAGCAGGTCGAGATCTCCTGGTTTCACATCGGCGTCGGACAACGCTTCGCGGCCAGCCGCGACGGCCATGTCGACACCGCTCGTGCCGTCGCCTGCGGCGACGCTGAGCAGACCGCTGTGCGCGATCTGCTCAGCGCCGCAGTACCCGGCCGCGACCGCTTCGTCCGCGGTGATCCGGCCCTCGGGCAGGTGCACGCCGATCCCGCGGAGGAAGAGCCCGTGCGGTTTCATGTCCCGGCTCAGGCCTGGCCAGGTCCGGCCCACACGGCGCCGAGGTACGGGTGCCAGACGTGGTCGGGGTCGTTTTCCACCGCCTTCAGGATTTCGCGCATGTCCTCCAGCGCCTTCGGCGGTTCGCCGTCGTAGACGTCACCCTGCAGCATCCGCAGCACGTCGATGCGGTAGCGCGGGTCCTTCACGAACGCGGTGAACAGCACGTTGAGCCGGTAGAAGATGGCGATGAACTCGTACCAGTAGCCGACCGCCTTCTTCAGCTTCGCCTCGTAGGTCGCGAAACTGCTCCTGCCGAAGCCGTGCCCGCCTTCGTGCGCGGCGATGATGTCGCGGGACACGAGCCGCGCGCTGTTCATCGCGACGCTCACCCCGCTGGAGAAGATCGGGTCCACGAACCGCGCGGCGTCCCCGATCAGCACGAACCGGTCGCCCGCCATTTCCCGCATCCGGTAGCTGTAATCGCCTTCCGCCTTGAACGGGCGGATCTGGCGCGCCTTCCGCAGCGCCTTGCTCAGCTCCGGGCGGGTGTCCACGAAGTCCCAGAACAGTTCGTCGGGTGACGCGCTCGCGGAGGTGAAGTTCTTCTTCTGCGTCACCACGCCGAAGCTCGTGACGGTGTCGGTGATCGGGATCTGCCACACCCAGGAGTCCCGCATCGCCAGCCAGTGCACGTAGATGAAGTCCTCTTCGTGGTCCTCGGTGACGAACGCGGTCCGGTCGAAGTCCTCGAACCACGCGTGCAGCGCGTACTGGTTGAACACCGGGTCCGGGATCTTCGTCTTCAGCTGCTTGCCGAGCAGGGTCTGCCTGCCGGAGGCGTCCACGACGAGGTTCGCGGTGTAGGTGACGTTCGCGCCGGCGATCCGGCAGTTCAGCGTGACCACCTGGTCGTCGGAGAAGTCCACGTTCAGCACGCGGGCGCCGCACACGACCTTCGCGCCCTGCGCCTCGGCGTTCTTCAGCAGGATGAGGTCGAACTTGCCGCGGTCGACGTGGTAGGTGTAGTCGCGGTCGACGCCTTCCTGGTCGCGTTCCACGAACTGCACCACGGCGGGCAGGTTGTGGCTGAGCCCGGCGAAACCGTTGTTGGGCAGGGACACGGAGTTCGCGGTCGTCCACGCCGCGCCGTACTTCTTCGGGAAGCCCGCGGCGTCCACCGCGGGCATCGCGCCGCTTTCGACCAGCGGCGGGGTGGCGGCGGGTACCAGTGACTCGCCGACGTGGGGCCGCGGGAAGATTTCGCTTTCGAGCAGGAGCACGGAAAGGCCGGCCTTGGCGAGGTACGCGGCCGCCGTCGAGCCAGCCGGGCCGCCGCCGATGACCGCCACATCGAAGTCTGCTTGCATGCACTCCAGTGTTCGGGCGCCACCAAGACCGCGCTTACAACTCGCTTAACGGCCTGGATGAGGGAATTTAGCGGTTCTTCAGTGCCCTGTTGGCCGCGGCGGATCGGATGGTCCCCGTTATGGACTTCGACTTGGCTCCCGAGCAGCAGAAGCGTGTCGACGCGCTGCGCACCGCCGTGCGGACCGGTTTGCCCGGCGCGGTGCGGAGTTCCCCGGACGCGCACTTCTCCAGGACCGAATGGGCCGCCGCGGCGGCACTCGGCCTCACCGGGTTGTGCCTGCCGTCCGCGTTCGGGGGCGGCGGCCTCGGCGCGCTCGATGTCGCGCTGTGCCTGGAAGCCTTCGGTGACGAGTGCGCCGACACCGGGCTCGTGTTCGGGGTCGCCGCTCATCTGCTCGCCTGCGTCGTGCCGATCCGGGACTTCGCTTCGGGGAGTCTGCTGGACGAGCTGGCGCCGGGTTTGGCCGACGGTTCGGTGATCGCGGCGAACGCGATGACCGAACCGGAGGCGGGTTCCGACGTCGGCGCGCTCACCACGACGGCGACCCGTGCCGACGGCGGCTACCGGCTCGACGGCGTGAAGTCCTTCGCCAGCAACGGTCCGCTCGCCGACGTGTTCGTCACCTACGCGGTCACCGACCCGGATGCGGCCTTCCTCGGCATCAGCGCGTTCGCGGTCCCGCGCGGGGTGCCCGGCCTGAAGATCGGCGGGCCGGTGGCCAAAACGGGCCTCTGGGGCTGTCCCGCGGGCAGGGTGGAGTTCGACGGCTGCTTCGTGCCGGAGCGCTATCGGCTCGGCGAAGAGGGCCAGGGATCGGGGGTCTTCCAGCATTCGATGGGCTGGGAACGGGCCTGCTTGTTCGGGCTCTACCTCGGAGTGCTAGCCAGGCAGCTACGCCAGTGCGTCGACCACGCGAGGACGCGTCGCCAGTTCGGCAGGCCGATCGGGGAGTTCCAGGCGGTTTCGCACCGGATCGCGGACATGCGGGCCCGGCTCGAAGCCGCGCGGCTGCTGGTCCACCGGGCCTGCTGGCTGCTGGACGAGAACAGGGAGCACCGCGCCGCCGCGGCCGTGTCGAAGATGACCGTTTCCGAGACCGCGATCGCGAACAGCCTCGACGCGGTGCGGATCTTCGGCGGCGCCGGGTACCTGGGCGGGGACAGTGCCGGAACCCAGCTCCGGGACTGCGTGCCGACGGCGATCTTCTCCGGCACGACGGACATGCAGAAGGAAATCCTGACGCGGGAGATGGGCCTGTGACCCTCTTGCACGAAGCCGTGCGGGCCACCGCGAAACGCCATCCCGGCCGGGTGGCGGTGTCCGGTGTGGACGGTTCGCTGAGCTACGCCGAACTCGACCGGCGGGCGGACGCGCTCGCGGCGTCCTTCGTAGCGGCCGGGGTCGTGCCGGGCGACCGGGTGCTGATCTGGGCGGCGAAGTCGTGCGCGGTGGTGGTCGCCATGCAGGCGGCACTGCGCGCCGGTGCCGCCTACGTCCCGGTGGACAGCACTTCTCCGGCGGGCCGCGTCGCGACGGTCGTGCGGGACTGCGCCCCGCGCGTGGTGTGCGCTTCGCCGGACCGCGCGGAGGAGATCGCGCGGTTTCTTGAGGAAATGCCCGTGTTCTGCGATCTCGGCGACCTTCCCGAGGCCGCGGCACCCGTGGCGGTCGCGGGCGGCGAGGACGATCTGGCGTTCATCCTCTACACCTCGGGTTCGACCGGGACCCCGAAGGGCGTGTGCCTCAGCCACGCCAACGCGATGGCGTTCGTGCGGTGGGCGATCGCGGAGCTGGCGCTCGGCAAGGAAGACCGCTTGGCCAACCACGCGCCGTTCAGCTTCGACCTCTCGGTGCTCGACCTCTACGGCGCGCTGTGCACCGGCGGGTCGGTCCACCTGGTCGCCGCCGAACTCGCGTACGCGCCGGAGCAGCTCGTGGATTTCCTGCGGTGGCGGGAAATCACCGTGTGGTACTCGGTCCCTTCGGCGCTGCTGCTGATGATGCGGGACGGCGGCCTGCTCGACCGTCCGGCGCCCGCCGCGTTGCGCGCGGTGCTGTTCGCCGGGGAGCCGTTCCCGATCGGCGCGCTGCGCGATCTCGCGGGCTGGACCGGGGCGCGGCTGCTGAACCTGTACGGCCCCACCGAGACCAACGTGTGCACCGCGCACGAAGTCGGCGAGGACGACCTCGCGCGGGACCGGCCGGTGCCGATCGGCACCGCGGTCAGCGGCGACACCGTGTGGGCGGTCGTGGACGGCGAAGTGGCCCGGCCGGGTGAAGCGGGCGAACTGCACGTGAGCGGGCCGTCGGTGATGCGCGGCTACTGGGGCCGCGAACCGCAGCGGGATCCGTACCCGACCGGAGATCTCGTGAGCGTCCGGGAAGACGGTTCGTTCGAGTACCTCGGCAGGCGCGACGCGATGGTCAAGGTACGCGGGCACCGCGTCGAACTCGGCGACGTGGAAGCCGCGCTGACCGCGCATCCGGACATCGCCGAGGCGGCCGCGGTGGTGCGCGGTTCGGCGCTCGGCGGCCGGATCGAAGCGTTCGTGGTGCCGCGTCCCGGCGCCCGGCTCGGCGTGCTCGCGGTCAAGCGCCACTGCGCGGAACGGCTGCCGACCTACATGATCGCCGACGACGCGCACTTCGTGCCCGCGCTGCCCCGGACCGCGAACGGGAAGGTCGACCGCGCCGCACTGGCAGTACGGCATCCCTCGAACCCGAAGGAAGGTAGCACCGTATGAACTCCGTGACCGAAGACCGGCTCATCGACTTCATCAGGGAGAAGTTCCTCGCCGGTGACCCCGACGGCGAGCTGACGGCGGAAAGTCCCTTGCTGCAGTGGGGAATCCTCGACTCCCTCAAGGTCGCCATCCTGCTGACCTTCATCCGCGAGCAGCTCGGCGTGATCGTGCC is part of the Amycolatopsis sp. CA-230715 genome and encodes:
- a CDS encoding PrsW family intramembrane metalloprotease — translated: MTAVLRRGGFAVRTTAAVWLATVVLATACLLLFPWWRGQLLMSFPGDRYPTPGGMAATYLIGMAVGTGCGAALLVTGPAVIARFARDGERARKLVAANRCAALVCATGMPVFPFAKVFLVNPAGTAMAVPGAVFAVWVLHRLPRFRRIPLRFSLLAFGWGVTFAFTFGCLAQTAHSALALRSLSDDWVPADLGAQPASMVLAAPLWEECAKAAGVLVVFHLLRRRFDGVLTGAVLGGMTGAGFNFAETARFAMANFDQAAFHVWVRQWAGGVLFGHVLFTGLFGAAVGLASRYGGWAGRVVCVAAGFATAVLGHFFWNFASFNGGMPWHGGSQEAEVLLAMPLNYATLSGPLLVVVGVALWLGARHEARALRAVLLVESATGLGAVTRAELPVLSHPRLRIAERLRACQRYGVRGYVHFGRLRDRQLELAATRWRLARDPDPRPPASERALRTEISALRQRCTGEGLTCSGG
- a CDS encoding alpha/beta hydrolase; the encoded protein is MKKLRAAVAAAVLVTGLVPAMPAAAQPGLPWAPCAEADLAKLGLDCATLAVPLDHARPHGPTVTLALSRKKAAAPKGVLVVNPGGPGITGRAVAGTVAGAMPPDLVASYDIIGIDPRGVGASTPSMSCDKDYFAPPWPDPVPSNAGEELRLLSRPLAYTMKCAAKYGSLLPHMSTEDSARDLDDVRRALGQPTIDYLGYGYGTYVGSVYGTLFPGKLRRAVLDSVARQDADWYRHYIEQEDPGFDARSKDFFAWVAGKDDVYHLGTAPETVAAAYYGARGAVKAKPAGGVVGPFEFEATFHNVAWESGLWPFLANTLAAFHHGDEKAVVTAYQAIAAHHGDNDYAVFTAVQCADTAWPRDWRQWHDDATKLHATAPFATWNNTWYLSPCAFWPRAPRTPVPITGAGLPPALIVHATDDIALAYRDAQRLHATLPGSRLVTEQGGLNPAVTFLRGNPCVDAPAAAYLATGKLPAADLSCPAPIG
- a CDS encoding cation:proton antiporter, whose amino-acid sequence is MIAATAVSASVAQPPPPIAADSLWLFLLQVGVLLTLALLFGRLAVRFSLPPLVGELAAGVLLGPSLLGAAIPSVTSWLFPPDAQQAHLLDSVGQVGVVLLVGLTGLTLELGQLRDQVKPASSVAVCGVLLPIGGGVLAGYLMPDRFLPGGVDRTVFALFLGVAMGVTAIPVIAKTLADMNLLETRVGKLILTAGVFDDAIGWLLLSIVSAMAVAGVHPGSVLMSISVLLGFLLAAGLVVRPLVRLALTRASRSSGPGPLIVTVVAVVSLGAAASQALKLEAVFGAFVAGVVVGSCPGLDRARLEPLRIMVMSVLAPLFLATVGLRVDLTNLADAATLAMAAVVLLVAAATKFGGGYAGGRIGGLAHWDALSVGAGLNARGVVGVVVASVGRGLGLLTPGMYATVLLLAIATSLMAPVVLRSTIRRSTASAVDRPSTVEEHA
- a CDS encoding NAD(P)/FAD-dependent oxidoreductase produces the protein MAVEFDVVVVGGGPAGATTAGLLAQRGHRVLVLERELFPRYHIGESLITGMLSVFDELGVTERLERVGFPRKNGLSIVWGKNRDLWNVNFAEIDGPYDYSFHVRRAEFDEILLDHARELGVTVVEEATVKEPLLENGRVTGVRYEAGGETTEARAPLVVDASGQSRVLSRKLTTIEWAEDLRNLAYWTYFEDTADLPDGQLGNILVERVSHGWFWAIPVETETRRLSVGYVTPTASLVSGGPSIDELYEAGVAESKQLKRLLLGAKRVAEFRSTRDWSYRSAAVTGPGWLSTGDASGFIDPLFSGGVCLAVLGADAAAKAVDTVLRRPDLADRALAAYAAGVHNMVSSFLDYVRFFYDPTRDREDYFEQARSMADFNERYPNAREAFVAVISGRLAMSELFRIPGAEEEPALTGTVEP
- a CDS encoding class I SAM-dependent methyltransferase, producing the protein MSHLYQEPNAYRRRLTIPFSGLHTRAAAHARSAAPESGAVLDIGCGPGTLALRIARSRPDLRVSGVDPSAAMVDYAAKAASRRGFAGRVDFAVGQAARMPFEPGSFDVVVSTMSFHHWAALPDVVRELRRVVRPGGRIFVYDMRAAYYDGLRSAVEAVAPEWTFRRKFLWLRVFPSLMFGCAEISVPS
- a CDS encoding ketoacyl-ACP synthase III family protein — translated: MKPHGLFLRGIGVHLPEGRITADEAVAAGYCGAEQIAHSGLLSVAAGDGTSGVDMAVAAGREALSDADVKPGDLDLLVHATMLPEGPDGWSPAGYVLRELGCDPGPCHEVRQGCNGMFAAMELAAGWLALSEHAATALLTTALRGESPLMDRWRSAGFGMHVGDAGCAVLLGREHGIARVDAVCSTTFPELEGLHRGAAPPSEETAVRDGPIDVVTRSGEFVAAAGYDPFELRRMFTAMYFSAARQAMAEAEVDAGELARVVFVNAGAPFVDLGIMQPLGLPMAKSTWDFGRTVGHLGACDQVVSLHHLLATGQLSAGDRVLMVGGTQGYNAASAVLTVTTER
- a CDS encoding NAD(P)/FAD-dependent oxidoreductase, coding for MQADFDVAVIGGGPAGSTAAAYLAKAGLSVLLLESEIFPRPHVGESLVPAATPPLVESGAMPAVDAAGFPKKYGAAWTTANSVSLPNNGFAGLSHNLPAVVQFVERDQEGVDRDYTYHVDRGKFDLILLKNAEAQGAKVVCGARVLNVDFSDDQVVTLNCRIAGANVTYTANLVVDASGRQTLLGKQLKTKIPDPVFNQYALHAWFEDFDRTAFVTEDHEEDFIYVHWLAMRDSWVWQIPITDTVTSFGVVTQKKNFTSASASPDELFWDFVDTRPELSKALRKARQIRPFKAEGDYSYRMREMAGDRFVLIGDAARFVDPIFSSGVSVAMNSARLVSRDIIAAHEGGHGFGRSSFATYEAKLKKAVGYWYEFIAIFYRLNVLFTAFVKDPRYRIDVLRMLQGDVYDGEPPKALEDMREILKAVENDPDHVWHPYLGAVWAGPGQA